In one window of Primulina tabacum isolate GXHZ01 chromosome 8, ASM2559414v2, whole genome shotgun sequence DNA:
- the LOC142553847 gene encoding uncharacterized protein LOC142553847 has product MGLNYSYAQIRAQILMMDPLPVISKVFSLAIQEEHQRSIHQNLSQITVVHSSNATAAKSSSSFNLKEGKFDKQSRNDKFICSHCHYTGHIVDKSYKLHGFPPGHPRFQQQQSRGHINAVNAPNNGVNVPCADTSSLSAPQLGDSLTLSQCQKLFTFLIAQLSLGSVSTQAQQQEEPSMSCFHGSSNQESDWDG; this is encoded by the exons ATGGGACTCAATTATTCATATGCTCAGATCCGTGCACAGATTCTTATGATGGATCCCCTGCCTGTAATTTCCAAAGTGTTCTCCCTGGCTATACAAGAAGAACATCAACGCTCTATACATCAGAACTTGTCTCAAATCACAGTAGTTCACTCTTCAAATGCAACTGCGGCAAAGAGTTCAAGTTCTTTTAATCTGAAGGAAGGTAAATTTGACAAACAAAGTAGGAATGATAAATTCATTTGTTCTCATTGTCATTACACAGGTCATATCGTGGATAAGAGTTACAAGCTTCATGGATTTCCTCCTGGTCATCCAAGGTTTCAGCAACAACAGTCACGTGGTCACATTAATGCTGTCAATGCTCCTAACAATGGTGTTAATGTTCCATGTGCTGATACCTCTAGCCTATCTGCACCTCAGTTGGGTGATAGCTTAACTCTGAGCCAATGCCAGAAACTTTTTACTTTCCTTATTGCACAACTTAGCCTTGGCTCTGTCTCTACTCAGGCTCAGCAGCAAGAAGAACCTTCTATGTCATGCTTCCATG GATCCAGCAACCAAGAAAGTGATTGGGATGGGTAG
- the LOC142554622 gene encoding uncharacterized protein LOC142554622, with protein MEKENQANNQADQSSTLVFRNHVEDSSSPFYLQNGDLPRLVLVSQQLTGNSFNTWNRAMIMALTAKNKLGFVDRTIVQPPPDDLLYGAWLCCNSMVISWILNSVSRDIADSLMYISTASEMWIDLRNRFLQSNAPRIFQIKKLLADLHQGSMNISAYYTRLRTLWDELKDFQPVSPCHCGSMKQLVNFQN; from the coding sequence ATGGAGAAGGAGAATCAAGCCAATAATCAAGCAGATCAATCTTCTACTCTGGTGTTTCGAAATCATGTTGAAGACTCCAGCAGTCCTTTCTATCTTCAAAATGGTGATCTTCCACGTCTAGTTTTGGTGTCTCAACAACTCACTGGTAACAGTTTTAATACCTGGAATCGAGCTATGATTATGGCGTTGACCGCGAAGAACAAGCTAGGTTTTGTTGATCGCACAATCGTACAACCACCACCTGATGATTTGTTGTATGGTGCGTGGCTATGCTGCAACAGTATGGTCATCTCTTGGATACTTAATTCGGTTTCACGCGACATTGCGGATAGTCTGATGTATATTTCTACAGCATCGGAGATGTGGATCGATCTCAGAAATCGATTTCTTCAGAGCAACGCTCCGCGTATTTTTCAAATCAAAAAGCTACTCGCGGATCTTCATCAAGGTTCAATGAATATTAGTGCTTATTACACTCGTCTGCGCACTCTTTGGGATGAGCTCAAGGATTTTCAACCTGTATCTCCTTGTCATTGTGGATCTATGAAACAACTTGTGAATTTCCAAAATTAG
- the LOC142553849 gene encoding uncharacterized protein LOC142553849 codes for MSLITDEIRASASELYHGHDICTEKSQFLLTEVGLPNGLLPLQDIEECGYVKETGFVWLIQKKKCEHKFEKIGKLVQYAREVTAYAEPNKIKKLTGVKAKELLLWLNLSEISVDDPPTGKITFKTPTGMFRTFPTSAFEIEGVEKPQKVGVLEGKVASKEAEVAKDGVEVNAATAVEVKEAA; via the coding sequence ATGTCTCTGATAACAGATGAAATCCGAGCAAGCGCATCGGAGCTCTACCATGGCCACGACATATGCACCGAGAAATCCCAGTTCTTGCTCACGGAAGTCGGCTTGCCCAATGGCCTCCTTCCGCTGCAGGACATCGAGGAGTGCGGCTACGTCAAAGAAACAGGCTTCGTGTGGCTCATACAGAAGAAGAAATGCGAGCACAAGTTCGAGAAGATCGGGAAACTCGTGCAGTACGCGAGAGAGGTGACGGCTTACGCTGAGCCCAACAAGATCAAGAAACTCACGGGGGTTAAAGCTAAGGAGCTGCTTCTTTGGCTCAATCTGAGTGAGATCTCTGTCGACGATCCCCCCACTGGGAAGATCACGTTCAAGACTCCGACAGGGATGTTCCGGACGTTCCCCACGTCGGCGTTTGAGATAGAGGGGGTAGAGAAGCCGCAGAAGGTTGGTGTGCTGGAGGGGAAGGTGGCGTCGAAGGAAGCGGAGGTGGCGAAGGATGGCGTGGAAGTGAACGCGGCTACTGCGGTGGAGGTGAAGGAGGCCGCGTAG